CGAGATAAATAAAAAGCATCGCAATACCGGTTTCTTTTTACAGAGTAAGAAAGTATAAAAATCTGTCCTTATTTGGATGGTGCTTTTATTTTTGTCTAGCTCCATCTCCCAGCAACTCGTAAGTTTTTCGACGCACAGGAAGTGCTAGCGTCAACGTTAGTCACAGGACGTGACTGTACTTAGTTGACGTACCTTTGCCCCTGCGTCGCTAGACGGGCGCTTGCGCTTTTCTTATTGTGTATCATAAATGAACTCCCCATGTATTATAGTCTTTAGATATCATTATATCAAAAATTACGTGTTTAAGAGATGGGATTAACTGTCGTTATATGTCCAAATATTTATAAGATTGTCTATAATAAGATTATCGTCTATAATTTTAGAATAGTATAAAAACTAAAAAAGGAGGACGAGCGGTTTGGGAGAATTTTTTAAAAGTTTCATTGATGGTTTAAATGGGATTTTATGGAGTAATCCTATTATTTATTTACTTCTTGGTATTGGCTTAATATTTTCTATCCTAACGAGGTTCTTGCAGGTTAGACACTTTAAAGAAATGATTCGTTTAATGTTTAAAGGGAAGAGTTCAGAATCAGGGGTTTCTTCTTTCCAAGCATTGGCTATTGCTTTATCAGGTAGAGTAGGTACAGGGAATATTGCTGGTACAGCAACTGCTATTGCGTACGGTGGACCTGGGGCTGTTTTTTGGATGTGGACCATCGCCTTTATAGGTGCTTCAAGTGCATTTATTGAGTCTACTCTTGGACAAATTTATAAAGAAAAACAAGATGGTCAATATCGTGGGGGACCTGCCTACTATATTGAAAAAGGAATTGGTTTTAAGCCATTTGCCATTGCCTTCGCATGTGCAGCTTTGTTAGCCATGAGTTTGCTTCTGCCAGGAATTCAAGCGAATTCGATTGCACTAAGTGTGGATAATGCTTTTGGTATAAATAGTTATATAACAGGAGCAATCATTGTTGTTCTTTTGGCCATTATCATATTTGGTGGAATCAAGAGAATAGCGTCTGTTGCGCAAATAGTCGTTCCATTTATGGCAATCGCTTATATTCTTCTCTCACTTATCATTATTTTTGCAAATATCAGTGAGGTACCTCAAGTTTTGTCGCTTATTTTCTCTAGTGCTTTTGCATTTGATTCGACGTTTGGTGGGATGATTGGTTTTGCAATTGCCTGGGGTGTGAAGCGTGGGATTTATTCCAACGAAGCTGGACAAGGGACAGGTCCACATGCTGCAGCAGCAGCAGAAGTATCACACCCAGCCAAGCAAGGGCTTGTTCAAGCTTTTTCTGTTTATATTGATACACTCTTTGTTTGTACAGCGACAGCATTTATGATTCTTTTTACAGGTTCATATAATGTTTTAGAAGGTTCAGAGGATGGAGCAGTGGTTGTTGAAAACTTACAAGGCATACCAGCAGGTGCAGAATATACTCAAGCTGCAATTGACTCTTTCTTCCAAGGTTTTGGAGAGCTGAATTCGTAGCGATAGCCCTATTTTTCTTTGCCTTTACTACGATTATGGCTTATTACTATATGGCCGAAACAAACATTGCTTATTTAACAAAGGGGCGCAAAAATATAATCCCAATGTTTCTCCTGAAAATTGCATTATTAGCCGCTGTTTTTTATGGAGCGATTCAAACAAAGCCAGGAACGGTATGGAGCTTAGGAGACGCAGGACTTGGGATTATGGTTTGGTTAAACATGGTGGCTATCCTGATACTGGCTAAACCAGCGATAAAGACGTTGAAAGATTATGAGCAACAGCGTAAACAAGGACTTGATCCCGTTTTTGATCCCTCAAAGCTAGGAATAAAAAATGCCCACTACTGGGAAGAAGAGCGAGAAGAAAAGACGAAAAGGAATTACTATAGTTAAAGTGAAAAGCTCTCAATCTACATTTAGATTGAGAGCTTTTTAACAGAGTAAGAAAGTATATAAATTGGTCCTTATTTGGATGGTGCTTCTATTTTTGTCTAGCTCCAGCGCCCAGCGACGGGTAGCGCTTTCGAAGCACACGACGTGCTAGCATCATCGTTGCCCACAGGACGTGGGCGCCTTTTAGATGATGTTCCATTTCTCTACGATAAGTCAACGGAGACGCCTCCAGGAGGGAGGTGGATCTACGTTTGCTCGCGCGACGTGGCAGTAGTTAGTAGATCCTCCGCTTTCCGGCTTTTCGTGTTTCCTTTATCTCATGCGGCGATGAACAGGAGGTTCTAGCGTCAACGTTAGTTCGCGCGTCGTGACTGTACTTAGTTGACGTTCCTTTGCACCTGCGTCGCTAGACGGGCGCTTGCGCTTTTCTTATAAGATCAGAAAGTATAAACTTTGTCCTTAATAAGACAGTGCTTTCATCGTTGTCTAGCTCCGGCGCCCAGCGACTGGTGATGCTTCGCCCTCCTCTCTACGATAAGTCAACATCGAAGCCTGCGGCTATTCGTGTTTCCTTTATCTCATGCGGGGGTCTATAAGCACCTGCGTCGCTAGACGGGCGCTTGCGCCTTTCTTAAAAGATAAGAAAGTATATAATTTCGGGTCTACCACAGTCTTAGAAACTGTGGTATTTTGATGTCATGGAGAATAATATATTAAAACAAATTTTCTTTGATAAACATAACCATTGGGATCACTTTCAAAAGAAACATGGAGCTAAAATCCGTCCAATAGTAAGAAAGGAAATAGAGAAATTCAGAGGGTGTGGGAATCCCAAAAATGGATTTAAGCTATTTGTTTGTGAAGGTTGCCATGATGTCAGGAAGGTTCCGTATCGTTGTAAGGGGCGATTTTGTACCACTTGTTCAGTAGGAGAAAGCGAAGAATGGAGTCGACTACTAACAGAAGAGGTCTTACAGGTGAATCATCGTCATGTCATCTTTACAATTGATGAAGGACTGCGTGATGTGTTTTTGCTTCATCGCCATCTGTTAAAAGATTTGATGGACGAGGCAGCGCGATTAATCATGGATTTTTTCAAAAAGAAAGCGAAAGTGACCCCTGGAATCATATCAGGCTTACATACTTTCGGATCCAGAGTGAATTTCAATCCCCATGTACATATGCTAGTGACGATGGGAGGTCTTACGAAAAAGGGGGAATGGAAACAGTACGATTATCTGCCATTTGAAATGTTAAGAAAGCAGTGGCAGACCGTGGTGTTAAAGTTCATACGCAGAGGTGTGTCAGAAAAAGAAAAGAAGAGAATACAACCTCGATTACAACAGGCGTTTCACAATAATGGGAAGGGCTTCTATGTGCATGCGCCAAAACAGGAAGGGAATGTAAAAGAACAACTTCGCTATATTGGCCGTTATATTCGTCGACCTGCGATAGGACTGAATCGGATCGAGGCATATGACGGACAAAAGGTAACCTTTACGTATCATGATAAGACAGGCGGAAAAGAAAAAGAGAGAAACGATCAGTGTAGAGGAATTTATCTCTAGGCTTATTCGTCATATCCCAGATGAACAGTTTAAGACGATTCGTCATTATGGGATGTATTCAAGGAGATGCAAGGGCTTGAGTAAAAAGTCTTATGTCAATGGCAACAGAAAGCGAAACGCTGGATAGTGAAAGCAAAGAAAACAATGCGCCGTCAGACATGGAGGGAACGAATCGTATCAAGTGGTAAGAGAGACCCTCTTATTTGTGAAAAATGCCAGTGTTACTATGAATACAAGGGAGAAGTCTGTCTTGAAAATGGTAGACTAGAAATCAAGGTGGCCTTGTGTACCACGACAAGAGCCTATTTAGAAAGGGTGATTCATCATTTCACCAGTATCGAAACACCGAAAAAAGGCAAGAAAAAAAGAAAAAAATGGCCCAATCAAAACAGAGCATCAACTTTGTTTGTTTAGTGTGTCATGAAAAGAAGAGATTCCACAACAAGTGGTAAGAGATTTTGATTTAATGGATGGAGGTGATCCAGCCGTCCCCCCTATGTTCTCCTGTGAAAAATGTGGAGAAGACATGTATCCTGAATACTATAAAGGTATTCATGGGAAGGAATACAGGATTGAGGATATTCTGAGCACCAAAAAGGACCAGGTGTGATTTTTAATCACACCTGGTTTTTCTTAAACACTTATTGTTTATGTAGTCGAATCTTTCTTCTTTATTTCTAATTCACCTATGGCTCTAAAAATGCTGAATCCTGCATAAATCAGCATCAAAATTCCAGGTACAATCAGCAATAAGGCTGAACCTTCTTTTGATTGGGCGAATTCTAAAAAGTAACCTACGTACGGAATCGTAAATCCATTATATTCACCGACCACATTTTCAGGTAAGACTGGATCCATATCCGGCGCGTTATTGTTATCCCCTTTTGTTTCATAAATGACAGAACCATTTGCCTCAGTGACGCCAACAATTCTATGTGTAACTAATTTATCCTCATCCATTTTGAAAGTAATGACATCATCTTCTTTAAATCTGGTCATATCTCCACCAGGTTCGATCGCGATTATAGATCCTGTTTTAATTCCAGGCTCCATCGATCCTGAAAGAACAACCTTAAGTTGGTGACCAAAGATTTCAGGCTCACCTCCAGAAGCTCTAGATGAAATCGTGATAAAAAGCATTAAGATAAATATACAAGCTAGAATAACGGTAAGAGTTCCACTTATAATTTTTTTTGCACGTTTCATATTGTTTTACCTCACAATCGAATTTTTGAAATCTATTAGTTATATGTATTATTTAACATATATTTCATTGACTGTCTATACTATTGTCAGAATACTCTACTAAATGACTAGAGATCTGGTCAAAGGTAGTTGGGTCTTTTAGCATAACGGTATAAAATCCATTATCTTTAATTGGAAATTTAAGAGTGCGTTTTTCATCGCCTTGAAGATAAGGAATCGGTCCAGAGTCAATAAGTTGTTTTGATGTTTCCTCTTTGTCGGATGAATAATATAACTGGTATTCGAGTTCAGGTGATTGATCTTCACCTTGGTTTTCTATATTGATTACTAGTTGTGTTTGATTGTTAGTAGTTTTTACTTCAGTAGATAGGATATTGAGGGATTGAAGGCTCCAATTTGTAAATGAAGGCTCCGTATTTAGTGAATGATCTACTACGGATTGATCAACAAAAATAGCATTTGTATAACCAACATTTTTAATCATTCCAATATAAAAAAAAGACCATGCAAAAAAAACAAGAAGAATAAGAGGGAATGATTTAGATTTACTAGTATTGTTTTTCATAAACTTCATGCTAAATTCACTCGTTTCTTAAAGGATAGATAGTAAAAGTAAAGGTGGAGTTTCCTCCACCTTTACAAAGTCATTACTTAAATTATTTAGCTTCTCCAGGACCTTGCATTCCTTCGAATGTCCAAGTAAGTTCTAGAGAATCACCTTGGAATTTGTTTTGGTCTTTACCATTGTCAACAAATTCGAATTGAACTAATAAAGTGTCACTAGTTCCAGCAGCTAGGTATCCACCGAATGTTCCTAACCAAGGAACGAATACTTTTTCATAAAGCTCTGTCTCATCCATTTCTTTTAACTCAGATAGAGTTGTAAAGAAGATAGGTGTATCAGCTTTATCCCAGTTGTGTAAGAAGTTAACACGAATGTGATCACCGAAGTCTTCACCAGCGTTATTACCTTCAGCGTCAATTACTTTGTAGTCTGTATATAATTTAATTTGATCAATATCTAAAGTACCATCATTTTTTAGTTCGAATGCACGATTCATCCAGTCACCTGGTTTGATGTTTTTCACATCAATAATTGTTGTTGGTTGTGCATTTAAGTCAAGTGTACCAGCAGCAAAGCTACCGTTTACTTCTGTAGTATCATTGAAGTAAGCAAATGTACCTCCACCTACTAAAGATAATCCTAGTGCAGCTGATGCAACGCCTAAACCTAATTTCTTTTTAAGACCCATTATAAAATTCCTCCTTCAGATGTTGGTTGAACTGTATTGAAAAGTACAAATTAATCTTAGCAAATATTATCTGAAATAGAATCTTTATATAGTAGGAAAAATTGAAGGGTTAAAAGGACTAGAATCTCAAGATATTTGTCATATAAAGTAAAAACTAAAGGAAATATAGGTATATTTGTCATAGAAGGATGGGTATAATTTCATTTAATTTTCCTATAAATTTGAATAATATTTCATATATATCCTTAATGAGAAAAATTCTCAATCGAAATATTTTGTATTTTTAAATAATGATTTATTTTCTTTGCAAAAGTAAGTGAATCTTTATGATCTCCATGAAGGCAAATCGTTTGTACTTTTAAAGGGATGTTTTTTTGAGAATAAGTATCTACTGAATGCTCTTTTACCATTTGAATGGCTTGCCGAATAGCCACTTCATCTGACTGAATAAGTGAGTGCTCCATTTTTCTTGGTGTAAGCGTCCCATCGTTTTGATAGACACGATCAATAAATCCTTCACTCGCTGTTTTTAACCCTATTCTGTTTCCTTCTTTTACTAATTGACTACCATGAAGTCCATAAATAATGAGGTTTTTGTTTAGATCATATATCGCTTTCACGATAGCTGAGGAGATTATTTGATCAACGGCTGCCATGTTATATAAAGCCCCATGAGGCTTTACATGCTGCATTTTTCCCCCTTGAGCTTGAACAAAAGCTTGCAAGGCACCTACCTGATAAAGAATGAGTTCATATGCTTCTTCTTCACTTATCTCCATCTTTCTCCTTCCAAATCCATTTAAATCAGGTAACCCTGGATGTGCCCCTATAGCGACACCTTTTTCAATGGCAAGTTGAACGGTTTTTCTCATGGTGTGTGGATCACCGGCATGAAACCCGCAAGCGATATTAGCAGAAGAAATATAATCCAGTATTTGTTCATCATGTCCGATGTTATAATGTCCAAAGCTTTCACCTAAATCACAGTTAAGGTCAATCGTAATGGTCATTTTTGATTCCTCCCGAATAATGAATACAGTATGTTTATCGTTTGTAGCTGTTTAGCATATAGATGTTGAGACTGTGTTAGACTGATCTCTTGAAAGGTTATTCATTCACCAATTCTTGTTTGAGCAAGTTTAGGTAGATCAGCTAACGAGACTTGACCAATCATTGGATACCCGCCTGTTGTTTGCCTGTCAGCCAATAAAATGATAGGCTTCCCACTTGGTAAGACTTGAATGGTCCCCACATTTACAGCTGTTGATAAAACTTCTTGTTTTTTATTTAGTAATAGATTTGGACCATCTAGTTGATACCCCATTCGATTAGATTGAGGTGTGACGGTAAAACAGTTTGATTGCATTAGCGTTTTTGCATTTTGATGTAACCAGTCATAATGTATTCCTTTTGTAAATTGAATGGAACGATCAGTTATATAGGTGTATACGTTAGGTGATATAGATTGCTTCATTAAAGAAAAATGAGAAGGAGAACTGCATAAGGATTTTTTAATTTTTTTATTTAAGTCCGCTTCATTTCCGATATGAAGAATGTCGTTTTTCTGTAAAGGACGCCCCTTTAATCCACCCAGATTTGCTTTTATGTATGTGGATTTACTATTTAATTGGTTAGGAACATCAATTCCACCAGAAATAGCGATATATCCTCTCGCTCCTTTCAAGGTAGGTCCAATTTTTAATGTACTATTCTTCCTCACATAAATTGTTCGCCACATAGGAATTGACTGGTTTTCAATAGATGCTTGAAATTCCCCTCCACAAATAGCGATGACACAATCCGAGAAAAACGTCAATGTTGGCCCTGACATGGTTATCTCAATGGTCGTTTCTGATGGAGGATTTCCAACTAGAATATTGGATAGTTGATGTGCCAAAGGATCCATAGCTCCGCTAACAACAACACCGAATTGTTGATAACCATGCCTTCCTATATCTTGAATGGTTGAAAACAATCCAGGTTTTTCGACGAGTATCATCGTTGTTTTTCCTCCAGACGTTTAAACGTTGCTATATCAATTGGGATAAATTGAATGTGGTCACCAGCCTTTAAAAAAGAAGGCTTGTCTAGATGAGGTTGAAACATCTTTAAAGGCGTTTTTCCGATAATGTTCCATCCACCTGGAGTATCTAATGAGTAGATACCTGTTTGCTCTCCAGCGATGCCAACCGATCCCGCTTCAATTCTTTTCTGAGGAGTCGCTTTTCGTGGAGTTGCGATCCTTCTTGACATTCCTCCGATGTATGGAAAACCAGGAGAAAATCCGATCATATAAACAAGATAAGTCGTCTCACTATGAATAGAAATAATCTCATCTTTTGTTAGTTGATGATATTGTGTGAGATGTTGTAAGTCTGGCGAGAACGGTTCCTCATAGCAAACTGGAATCTCATTTATCCTTATATCGGTCTTTTTTTCTACTTGTAGATCATTAAGCAAAGGTTGAATCGTTTGACAAACCCATTGAAAGGGAGACACGACTTGTCGAAACAACTTTAGTAAATCATAATAAAGGGTAACTGCCGTATAAGATGGAACAAGCTCAACTAACCATTCGAACGATTGATTGTTTAATTGTTGAAACACCGTTTGAACTTTATTAAATGTCTCTTCATTGATGTGCTTTCCTAATTGAATGGTTATTGCATTGTCACCCAAGGGGTATATCGTATAGTTCATAATGAACACCTTTCGTTATGTTTATAATAAAGAAGGAACTATTCTTCTAATGGTAAAGACTTTATATGAATGTCTCTTTGAGGAAAGGGGATCTCGATTTCATTTTGATTTAGTACTTGATAAATTCGGTAATGAAACTCACTTCTTAAGGTGATATATTCATATGGATTTGAAATCCATACAAATAACTCAAAGTTTAACGAAGAATCGCCAAATTCAATAAAGTTAAGGTAAGGCTTTGGTTTTAATAAAACAGCAGGGGTATTCTGTGCTTCATCATGCACGAGTTGTATGATGAGCTCTTTTAATCGTTCAGCATCTGTCCCATAGGCGACGCCGAAAGGGATGACTAGTTTGAGTTTAGAATCACTATAGGAGCGGTTAATGACATGTTCTTCTAAAAAATACGAATTTGGGATAATAATATGTTCATTATGGAGAGTCTTCACAACGGTAGCTCTCATTTTAATTTGTTTAACATCGCCAATAATATCATCAATGATGATTCTGTCCCCAACTTCGATCGGACGTTCAAATAATAAAATAATACCGGAAATAAAGTTTGATGTAATGTTTTGAAGTCCGAATCCGATCCCTACCGATAATAAACCTGCAAAAACGGTAAGCCCGTTGAGGCTAACTCCTACACTCGAAAGACTGATTAAAATAGCGATGACCATAATTATGTAGTGAATAATACGGCTAAACGTGTATTGAAGTCCTTTTGTGACATGGTAACGAGTAAATATAGGCGGGAGTATAGCTTCCCTGATTGTTTTTGAAATAATGTAAGAAATAGATAGGATAAAGACCGCAACAAGTATGAGAGATGGAGTAACTTCTATTTTTCCAACCTTAATCCATTCTTTTGTCATCCACTCAGCATCTGCAAAATAGACCAGCATAAAAATGAGAATCGCATAAAATGAA
This portion of the Bacillus carboniphilus genome encodes:
- the sipW gene encoding signal peptidase I SipW, producing MKRAKKIISGTLTVILACIFILMLFITISSRASGGEPEIFGHQLKVVLSGSMEPGIKTGSIIAIEPGGDMTRFKEDDVITFKMDEDKLVTHRIVGVTEANGSVIYETKGDNNNAPDMDPVLPENVVGEYNGFTIPYVGYFLEFAQSKEGSALLLIVPGILMLIYAGFSIFRAIGELEIKKKDSTT
- a CDS encoding LamB/YcsF family protein — translated: MTITIDLNCDLGESFGHYNIGHDEQILDYISSANIACGFHAGDPHTMRKTVQLAIEKGVAIGAHPGLPDLNGFGRRKMEISEEEAYELILYQVGALQAFVQAQGGKMQHVKPHGALYNMAAVDQIISSAIVKAIYDLNKNLIIYGLHGSQLVKEGNRIGLKTASEGFIDRVYQNDGTLTPRKMEHSLIQSDEVAIRQAIQMVKEHSVDTYSQKNIPLKVQTICLHGDHKDSLTFAKKINHYLKIQNISIENFSH
- a CDS encoding CalY family protein, with product MGLKKKLGLGVASAALGLSLVGGGTFAYFNDTTEVNGSFAAGTLDLNAQPTTIIDVKNIKPGDWMNRAFELKNDGTLDIDQIKLYTDYKVIDAEGNNAGEDFGDHIRVNFLHNWDKADTPIFFTTLSELKEMDETELYEKVFVPWLGTFGGYLAAGTSDTLLVQFEFVDNGKDQNKFQGDSLELTWTFEGMQGPGEAK
- a CDS encoding biotin-dependent carboxyltransferase family protein translates to MILVEKPGLFSTIQDIGRHGYQQFGVVVSGAMDPLAHQLSNILVGNPPSETTIEITMSGPTLTFFSDCVIAICGGEFQASIENQSIPMWRTIYVRKNSTLKIGPTLKGARGYIAISGGIDVPNQLNSKSTYIKANLGGLKGRPLQKNDILHIGNEADLNKKIKKSLCSSPSHFSLMKQSISPNVYTYITDRSIQFTKGIHYDWLHQNAKTLMQSNCFTVTPQSNRMGYQLDGPNLLLNKKQEVLSTAVNVGTIQVLPSGKPIILLADRQTTGGYPMIGQVSLADLPKLAQTRIGE
- the pxpB gene encoding 5-oxoprolinase subunit PxpB, translated to MNYTIYPLGDNAITIQLGKHINEETFNKVQTVFQQLNNQSFEWLVELVPSYTAVTLYYDLLKLFRQVVSPFQWVCQTIQPLLNDLQVEKKTDIRINEIPVCYEEPFSPDLQHLTQYHQLTKDEIISIHSETTYLVYMIGFSPGFPYIGGMSRRIATPRKATPQKRIEAGSVGIAGEQTGIYSLDTPGGWNIIGKTPLKMFQPHLDKPSFLKAGDHIQFIPIDIATFKRLEEKQR
- a CDS encoding mechanosensitive ion channel family protein, whose amino-acid sequence is MDYLLKWLEQFNVIDFILIIAITILIMVVRLILLLSLKKTTLLKGKAFKTLINWLSFYAILIFMLVYFADAEWMTKEWIKVGKIEVTPSLILVAVFILSISYIISKTIREAILPPIFTRYHVTKGLQYTFSRIIHYIIMVIAILISLSSVGVSLNGLTVFAGLLSVGIGFGLQNITSNFISGIILLFERPIEVGDRIIIDDIIGDVKQIKMRATVVKTLHNEHIIIPNSYFLEEHVINRSYSDSKLKLVIPFGVAYGTDAERLKELIIQLVHDEAQNTPAVLLKPKPYLNFIEFGDSSLNFELFVWISNPYEYITLRSEFHYRIYQVLNQNEIEIPFPQRDIHIKSLPLEE